One genomic region from Henningerozyma blattae CBS 6284 chromosome 2, complete genome encodes:
- the MUM3 gene encoding Mum3p (similar to Saccharomyces cerevisiae MUM3 (YOR298W); ancestral locus Anc_8.768): protein MPLADFLETNIVGSSAEVKTWIISDWISIIVWSVIIGIYIKTYYISSILQQILLHFFNSNIYFTILTLNKRVARHTPFIGNKFLHFIRYIDDFNRNNCVSFFENFKRYLTLMFYNKLGRKMFVNKECVKIFMNEGNEKFDFIREDGTEDPFKSTLLICNHRSLVDYFVINHIVETFNIYDQEFSIWDITKTFWSKNTNNKKISPVSKLKFFTWGMLSNFPKFSLIKQILMKDENIVLNNKELVNNLKEKNNKIIVLFPEVNIISKELYLIQKKLNQDYFFLPKYKNLLYPRFNNFISIVKSFAQINRIKRTINNDYTNRNIINNNLRRIFSDNSSYHQENEENVVENSNKAEKHDNKKKGMDLFNQKTKSISLLLGMDPFAYENNESEQVVNQLKNDINEQSDVILNPDIYDITIVYFKLKYTPRAHDHNTGGFQIHDGIQLEQVNPSIFEMLRRDSKDNRPPLIICIGIKKYNSFNRLLPIRTKYLEKWLEERWIEKDVLITKMEKAINLTQSSAELSHPQTLLNP from the coding sequence ATGCCATTAGCAGATTTTTTGGAAACCAATATTGTTGGTTCATCAGCTGAAGTTAAAACATGGATAATTAGTGATTGGATAAGCATTATCGTTTGGAGTGTAATAATAGGTATTTATATCAAAacttattatatttcaagtattttacaacaaattttacttcattttttcaattcgaatatttattttacaattttaacCTTAAATAAAAGGGTGGCGAGACATACACCTTTTATtggaaataaatttttacattttatTCGTTATATTGATGATTTTAATCGAAATAATTGTGTATCATTTTTTGAGAATTTTAAAAGGTATTTGACTTTAatgttttataataaattaggTAGAAAGATGTttgtaaataaagaatgtgtcaaaatttttatgaATGAaggaaatgaaaaatttgattttataaGAGAAGATGGTACAGAAGATCCATTTAAAAGtacattattaatttgtaATCATCGGTCCTTAGTAGattattttgttattaaCCATATCGTTgaaacttttaatatttatgaCCAAGAGTTTAGTATTTGGGATATCACAAAGACATTTTGGTCTAAAaacacaaataataaaaaaatatcgCCAGtatctaaattaaaattttttacttGGGGGATGTTAAgtaattttccaaaattttctttaatcaaacaaattttaatgaaagatgaaaatatagttttaaataataaagaattagtTAATAAcctaaaagaaaaaaataataaaataatagtactTTTTCCCGAAGTTAACATCATTAgtaaagaattatatttaattcaaaaaaaattaaatcaagaTTACTTTTTCTTACCAAAATataagaatttattatatccAAGATTTAACAATTTCATTAGTATAGTCAAATCTTTTGCTCAGATTAATAGGATTAAACGAACcataaataatgattataCAAACCGTAATATCATAAATAACAATTTAAGAAGAATCTTTAGTGATAATAGTTCATATCAccaagaaaatgaagaaaatgttGTGGAAAATAGCAACAAGGCTGAAAAGCATGacaataagaaaaaaggTATGGATCTATTCAATCAGAAGACCAAAtctatttcattattattaggaATGGACCCATTTGcatatgaaaataatgaaagcGAACAGGTAGtcaatcaattgaaaaatgatatCAATGAACAATCAGATGTCATATTGAATCCAGATATATATGATATCACTATTGTATATTTCAAACTCAAATACACTCCAAGGGCTCATGATCATAATACTGGTGGATTCCAAATTCATGATGGGATTCAGTTAGAACAAGTCAATCCTTCCATCTTTGAAATGTTAAGAAGAGATTCTAAAGATAATAGACCTCCTTTAATTATATGTAttggtattaaaaaatataattcttttaatagaTTATTACCAATAAGGACAAAATATCTTGAAAAATGGTTAGAAGAAAGATGGATAGAAAAAGATGTTTTAATCACAAAGATGGAAAAAGCTATAAACTTGACACAATCATCTGCTGAATTATCACATCCACAAACTCTATTGAACccataa
- the DFG5 gene encoding putative mannan endo-1,6-alpha-mannosidase (similar to Saccharomyces cerevisiae DFG5 (YMR238W); ancestral locus Anc_8.773), whose product MILNELILSALSFVSFTFAMDLDTSSKESICGATSLIIKGMLDYYWGTQYGGTVGMFQPPYYWWEAGEAFGGMLENWYLCQNDTYADLLFDALTAQTGPDYDYIPQNQTMVEGNDDQCIWGLTVMDAVERNFTNPTEGPGWLAMGQAVFNTMWSRWDAADCGGGLRWQIFTWNSGYDYKNTISNACLFQMAARLGRYTGNNTYLDVANDVFDWLTGVGYVNMDNAAEVYDGADISENCTDITKYQWSYNNGCMLGGAAYMYNATNGSSIWETRVTQLLNGAKAYFFQDDIMYESACQTAKTCNNDQRSFKSLFSRMLGFTSVLVPSTRDIIDPLILASAQGAARTCNGGTDGHTCGLNWQASTHDGYYGLGEQMSALEVIQNLLIHDRPAPYTSIDGGSSEGDANAGLNKTSKNVLSNDLDIKTGDKVGAAILTAGVLAILVGGAIWMLF is encoded by the coding sequence atgatacTCAATGAACTAATACTATCGGCTCTTTCGTTTGTTTCTTTTACATTCGCTATGGACCTTGATACTTCTTCAAAGGAGTCCATTTGTGGTGCTACATCTTTAATTATCAAGGGTATGCTGGATTATTACTGGGGTACTCAATACGGTGGTACAGTCGGTATGTTCCAACCTCCATATTATTGGTGGGAAGCTGGTGAAGCTTTTGGAGGTATGTTAGAAAATTGGTATCTATGTCAAAACGATACCTATGCTGATCTTTTATTTGACGCCTTAACTGCTCAAACAGGTCCAgattatgattatatccCACAAAACCAAACAATGGTAGAAGGTAATGATGATCAATGTATTTGGGGGTTGACTGTTATGGATGCTGTGGAACGTAATTTTACAAATCCTACAGAAGGTCCAGGTTGGTTAGCTATGGGTCAAGCAGTTTTCAATACTATGTGGTCAAGATGGGACGCTGCAGATTGTGGTGGTGGTCTAAGATGGCAAATTTTTACCTGGAATAGTGGTTATGATTATAAGAATACTATCTCTAATGCTTGTCTTTTCCAAATGGCTGCCAGATTAGGTAGATACACAGGTAACAATACATATCTAGATGTTGCTAATGACGTATTTGATTGGTTAACTGGCGTTGGCTATGTAAACATGGATAATGCTGCAGAGGTGTATGATGGTGCTGACATTTCAGAAAATTGTACAGATATTACTAAATATCAATGGTCTTATAATAATGGTTGTATGTTAGGAGGTGCTGCCTATATGTATAATGCTACAAATGGTTCATCTATTTGGGAAACTCGTGTGactcaattattaaatggtGCTAAGGCATACTTCTTTCAAGATGATATTATGTATGAAAGTGCATGCCAAACTGCAAAGACGTGTAACAATGATCAAAGATCTTTCAAGAGTTTATTTTCTCGTATGTTAGGGTTTACAAGTGTTTTAGTACCTTCTACAAGAGATATAATCGATCCATTAATTTTAGCCAGTGCACAAGGTGCTGCAAGAACTTGTAACGGTGGTACTGATGGTCATACCTGTGGGTTGAATTGGCAAGCAAGTACACATGATGGCTATTACGGATTAGGTGAACAAATGTCTGCCTTAGAAGTCATCCaaaatctattaattcATGATCGTCCAGCTCCATATACAAGTATCGATGGTGGTAGTTCTGAAGGTGATGCAAATGCAGGTCTAAATAAAACAAGTAAGAATGTGTTATCTAATGATTTAGATATTAAAACTGGTGATAAAGTCGGTGCAGCTATTTTGACAGCTGGTGTTTTGGCCATCTTAGTTGGTGGTGCTATCTGGATGTTGTTTTAA
- the TBLA0B03360 gene encoding uncharacterized protein (similar to Saccharomyces cerevisiae TRI1 (YMR233W) and UAF30 (YOR295W); ancestral locus Anc_8.764) — MAMVELDKYVTMIDAIISVSDPYQVSPKKIRKAIQELFAVDLTPNRKEMNDLILERFNALQENPMVFVSKELMEDKDEEIALRISENDKKIKRDSDNESSKRQARKATTRKKRKTTSARTPSSNGINAKNVILSDSMQEFLGEEALPRTQVVKRVWDYIKEHDLQNPKDRRQIICDEKMKPIFGKSLDMFQLTKVISKNLLNPDELVNGDTLIKKGGKSSKEIPKSEESSEE; from the coding sequence ATGGCCATGGTAGAATTAGACAAGTATGTAACTATGATTGATGCCATTATAAGTGTATCGGATCCATATCAAGTTAGTcccaaaaaaataagaaaggCTATTCAAGAATTGTTTGCAGTTGATTTAACTCCaaatagaaaagaaatgaatgatttgattttgGAAAGGTTTAATGCCTTGCAAGAGAATCCAATGGTATTTGTTAGTAAAGAATTAATGGAAGATAAGGATGAAGAAATAGCATTACGAATTagtgaaaatgataaaaaaataaaaagagatAGTGATAATGAAAGCTCGAAAAGACAAGCTCGTAAAGCTACCACAAGAAAGAAACGTAAAACAACATCAGCTAGAACTCCATCATCAAATGGTATTAATGCCAAGAACGTTATTTTAAGTGATTCTATGCAAGAGTTTTTGGGTGAAGAAGCTCTTCCGAGAACACAAGTTGTTAAGAGAGTTTGGGATTATATTAAGGAACATGATCTACAAAACCCTAAGGATCGTAGACAAATTATTTGTGATGAAAAGATGAAACCAATATTTGGTAAATCTTTAGATATGTTTCAATTGACAAAAGTAATATCGAAGAATTTACTTAATCCTGATGAACTTGTAAATGGGGAtacattaataaaaaaaggtgGTAAATCCTCTAAGGAAATACCAAAAAGTGAAGAGAGTTCCGAGGAGTAA
- the TBLA0B03330 gene encoding ChAPs family protein (similar to Saccharomyces cerevisiae BCH1 (YMR237W) and BUD7 (YOR299W); ancestral locus Anc_8.772) → MFSQGSIPEVKEEAIGYALNERKQKIPQFQDLGPPDLITLVKYIPSANSGNGSKDSGSNLHGRSVTITESSTQISSNTTANGHSKKKSSSESKSKSGVATEPSDLHSINNLKGEIGTFFYSLGADTSDPTSIAIFLKTIADTISEQPQAWFGKNKNFNVARISFSTFNTFRKCDINVIVHIPGTLQTYILDVNGEQLQIQPQSKLHELIWAETFFSSIVRSLMLMKDNAEESEVQNLVETLIINPLTSGQIDKISNTFIDLFPLVYERGPLLGAPCHVTNVTRTNNYLIETLIEIIRLTKNIDKCRKMLEKLSEQFPEIISVLARIFMTNDLEIDAIKLINDTLENPIIDNNNPYKLDYTADLLCIQTEFLLNIKQDYVLAKKVAQTACNYSPSEFRPWYLLAKVYIKLNDVENALLTLNACPMAPLKEKYTLKRVVPIQSDANLHLPLPVDVILDEVSSLNPQDIQQEHKSADPALVNLAAANLKSTFQLAYKLLTEIVQLTGWEALLKYRSNIFVMEEEYQGTTEEIDKETTSNSATAHNTNTSTDQENNNNTNNNNSANDSTEATDVGTPNETDDINDQNLTKTKNNISSLERKAQSLRSKRLCERWLDNLFMLLYEDLKTYTLWQTEQLYFEAQNTKYNKLTVEWELFGLCARRLGHYPEAATAFQQGLAQRFSSDCARKLLEYYIEEVKRIKLQSMDPKSDMTSSQIVSKLDDLDRRIIDLCVKVCCWNHRWYIEYSTKLLDSMAVVVQDMSLTKVSNEISARYSESIHKLMEDNFLTFFKDYTNGYFDV, encoded by the coding sequence ATGTTTTCCCAAGGTTCTATTCCTGAAGTCAAAGAAGAAGCTATTGGATATGCTTTAAATGAAAGAAAGCAGAAGATTCCACAATTCCAAGACCTGGGTCCCCCAGATTTGATTACTTTGGTCAAATATATCCCATCTGCAAATTCTGGTAATGGATCCAAGGATTCTGGCTCAAATCTTCATGGTAGAAGTGTGACTATCACTGAGAGTTCTACTCAGATTAGTTCTAATACCACTGCTAATGGCCatagcaaaaaaaaatctagtTCTGAATCGAAATCTAAATCAGGAGTTGCCACTGAACCAAGTGATCTACActctattaataatttgaaaggTGAAATTGGTACTTTTTTCTATTCCTTAGGTGCAGACACTTCTGATCCAACATCAATTGCTATCTTTTTAAAGACAATTGCTGATACGATATCTGAACAACCGCAAGCTTGGtttggtaaaaataaaaatttcaatgtGGCaagaatttcattttctactTTTAATACATTTAGAAAGTGTGACATTAATGTTATTGTTCATATCCCAGGTACATTACAAACTTATATTTTGGATGTTAATGGTGAACAATTACAAATCCAGCCACAATCCAAATTGCATGAATTGATTTGGGCTGAAACTTTCTTTAGTTCCATCGTTCGTTCTTTAATGTTGATGAAAGATAATGCTGAAGAATCTGAAGTACAAAATTTGGTCGAAACTTTGATCATTAATCCATTAACTTCTGGACAAATTGATAAGATTTCAAACActtttattgatttattcCCCTTAGTTTATGAAAGAGGTCCATTATTAGGTGCTCCATGCCATGTTACAAATGTCACCAGAAcgaataattatttaattgaaactTTAATTGAAATCATTAGATTAACTAAAAATATCGACAAATGTCGTAAGATGCTGGAGAAATTATCTGAACAATTCCCAGAAATAATATCTGTCTTGGCAAGAATCTTTATGACAAATGATCTGGAAATTGATGCTATCAAACTAATTAATGATACTTTGGAAAACCCAATTATTGATAACAACAATCCCTATAAATTAGATTATACTGCCGATTTATTATGCATACAGACGGAATTCTTATTGAACATAAAACAAGATTACGTTTTAGCTAAAAAAGTGGCACAAACTGCTTGTAATTATTCTCCAAGTGAATTTAGACCTTGGTATTTGTTAGCGAAAGTTTATATCAAGTTAAATGATGTAGAAAATGCTTTATTAACATTAAATGCTTGTCCTATGGCACCattaaaggaaaaatatACTTTGAAAAGAGTCGTACCAATACAATCAGATGCTAATCTTCATTTACCATTACCTGTAGATGTTATATTAGATGAAGTTTCTTCATTGAATCCTCAAGATATTCAACAAGAACATAAATCTGCTGATCCTGCCTTGGTGAATCTAGCTGCTgctaatttaaaatctaCTTTCCAATTGGCTTATAAGTTATTAACTGAAATTGTCCAATTGACTGGTTGGGAagctttattaaaatatagatCTAACATTTTTGTCATGGAAGAAGAATACCAAGGTACCACTGAAGAGATCGATAAAGAGACAACAAGTAATTCTGCCACTGCtcataatacaaatacttCAACAgatcaagaaaataataataatactaataataacaatagtGCTAACGATAGTACTGAGGCTACAGATGTTGGTACTCCTAACGAAACAGATGATATAAATGATCAAAATCTAACAAAAacgaaaaataatatttcaagtTTAGAAAGAAAAGCTCAAAGTTTACGTTCAAAAAGATTGTGTGAAAGATGGTTGGATAATCTATTCATGCTATTATATGAGGATTTGAAAACTTATACTTTATGGCAAACagaacaattatatttcgAAGCTCAAAATACTAAGTATAACAAATTAACTGTGGAATGGGAACTATTTGGTTTATGTGCTCGTAGATTGGGCCATTATCCGGAAGCTGCTACTGCCTTTCAACAAGGTTTAGCACAACGATTTTCCTCTGATTGTGCAAGAAAActattagaatattatattgAAGAGGTTAAACGTATCAAATTACAATCTATGGATCCAAAATCTGATATGACATCCTCTCAAATCGTGTCTAAATTGGATGACTTAGATAGACGTATCATTGATTTGTGTGTTAAAGTTTGTTGTTGGAACCATCGCTGGtatattgaatattctaCCAAACTATTGGATTCAATGGCTGTTGTGGTTCAAGATATGAGTTTAACTAAAGTTTCAAACGAGATCTCTGCAAGATATTCTGAATCTATTCACAAACTTATGGAAGACAACTTTCTAACTTTCTTCAAAGATTATACAAACGGCTATTTTGACGTATAA
- the AEP2 gene encoding Aep2p (similar to Saccharomyces cerevisiae AEP2 (YMR282C); ancestral locus Anc_8.847): MLTRSYKQCIRSPYYNCNKNNYLKSISNPNDSFLVTNIPWTVNYTPSSLILSKCYSTNISANIPNFDIENDKANNINDLTIYEKFLKLSKESELKSQLIQPNYTSTNNVNNTDDVNTSDGTSINYKKFVDELIQWHYLDAKALNKLVNKHLNDMNLSIVINLLVKYNHFQPKDSDRLSFKSHSELIFKVYQIYIERIEHPILNSNNNSHIQSIAEHSSTPLNPIQLYDLNKVITWFIKAGQLKKATTALMYILKRYNAEIFQIPDSKTIINFLKLYCGGLPTNWRIEPINHRFIKNQGKRSFKLGNNSSYYRLPSSYKAVYEKVPIQIVEHIKKNTNDMKLSGKLFHFIRTGEFDSTLIYSLTSLGRFDLAEQYFKDNWLSDSCDDVELTSDIVIAIFSSYVYNNSNNIEKANKLIQEIIKRYPDLHLNISTWCRIIRWNIQMWDTTTDFNGEIPYDSFYTMLTYYSNYCSRNSTFKSCHIPYNKMLLGDLYHLFNTKISLNKCLFIMDNCFKKSLFKTPSKVTTKDYQILLKYQKMILKYLINDRKLTSNKPLDFIEKYSLDTNNKEQLLEYRLERLEYRKSRKEYYGNLNANEKNSIEKITLLMIKWMKKI; this comes from the coding sequence ATGTTAACAAGGAGCTACAAACAATGCATACGATCTCCTTattataattgtaataaaaacaattatcTTAAAAGTATTTCCAATCCTAATGATAGTTTCCTAGTAACTAATATTCCATGGACCGTCAATTATACGCCAagttctttaatattatctaaatGTTATTCGACAAATATTTCTGCTAATATACctaattttgatattgagAACGATAAAGCAAACaatataaatgatttaacgatctatgaaaaatttttaaaattaagtAAAGAATCAGAACTTAAATCTCAACTGATACAACCCAATTATACATCAACTAATAATGTTAATAATACGGATGATGTCAACACCTCTGATGGAACGAGcattaattataaaaaatttgttgatgaattaatacAGTGGCATTATTTGGATGCCAAGgcattaaataaattggtTAATAAACATCTTAATGATATGAATCTATCTATTGTAATTAATTTACTAGtaaaatataatcattTTCAACCAAAGGATTCTGATAGACTATCATTCAAGTCTCATtctgaattaatttttaaagtatatcagatatatatagaacGAATCGAACATCCCATTTTaaattccaataataattctcatATTCAATCTATTGCTGAACATAGTTCAACACCGCTAAATCCTATTCAATTatatgatttaaataaagtCATTACTTGGTTTATAAAAGCTGgccaattgaaaaaagcTACAACAGCTTTGATGTATATTCTTAAGAGATATAACGcagaaatatttcaaataccTGATTCAAAGactataataaatttcttaaagCTATATTGTGGTGGTTTACCAACAAATTGGAGGATAGAACCCATTAATCATCGGTTTATTAAAAACCAGGGCAAACgatcttttaaattaggTAATAATTCGAGTTATTATCGATTACCTAGTAGTTATAAAGCAGTTTATGAAAAAGTCCCAATTCAAATAGTGGAAcatataaaaaagaatacaAATGATATGAAATTATCAGGTAAATTGTTCCATTTTATAAGAACTGGCGAATTCGATTCAActttaatatattcattaacaTCACTAGGCAGATTTGATTTGGCAgaacaatattttaaagataattGGTTATCAGATAGTTGTGATGATGTTGAATTAACGTCGGACATTGTAATTgcaatattttcatcataCGTTTacaataattctaataatattgaaaaggctaataaattaattcaagaaattattaaaagatatcCAGATTtgcatttaaatatttctactTGGTGTAGAATAATTAGGTGGAATATACAGATGTGGGATACTACAACAGATTTTAATGGAGAGATACCTTATGATAGTTTTTACACGATGTTAACCTATTATAGTAATTATTGTTCAAGAAATTCAACGTTCAAGAGTTGCCATATTCcatataataaaatgttATTGGGGGAtttatatcatttattCAATACTAAAATCTCTTTGAACAAatgtttatttataatgGATAATTGTTTTAAGAAATCACTGTTTAAAACACCATCTAAAGTTACCACAAAagattatcaaatattattgaaatatcagaaaatgattcttaaatatttgataaatgaTCGAAAATTAACTAGCAATAAACCCTTagattttattgaaaaatattcattagatacaaataataaagaacaACTTTTAGAATATCGTCTTGAACGTCTTGAATATAGAAAATCAAGAAAGGAATATTATGGAAACCTTAAtgcaaatgaaaaaaattctattgaaaaaataacattattaatgataaaatggatgaagaagatatgA
- the TAF9 gene encoding chromatin modification protein (similar to Saccharomyces cerevisiae TAF9 (YMR236W); ancestral locus Anc_8.771): protein MSTNTTASAGSAGQNQQSPPQSQQSQNTSNHQGFAAGPQIETDDQKDIPRDVRLLHLLLASQSIHQYEDQVPLQLMDFAHRYTTSVLKDAIVYSDYAEHANPNASNTNGGSGGSTANNNSNHSPTLTVEDIRLAIAARTQYQFKPTAPKELLLQLAADRNKKALPQVMGTWGVRLPPEKYCLTAKEWELDSDKTKSTT, encoded by the coding sequence ATGAGTACAAACACTACAGCATCTGCGGGATCAGCAGGCCAAAACCAGCAATCCCCTCCTCAATCACAACAAAGCCAAAACACATCAAACCATCAAGGATTTGCTGCTGGTCCTCAGATAGAAACAGATGACCAGAAAGATATCCCAAGAGATGTCCGTCTATTACATCTACTACTTGCTTCACAATCTATCCATCAATACGAGGACCAAGTTCCTCTGCAATTGATGGATTTTGCCCATAGATATACCACATCTGTATTAAAAGACGCCATAGTCTATAGTGATTACGCTGAACATGCTAACCCTAACGCATCAAATACTAATGGTGGGTCTGGTGGTAGCACTGCTAATAACAATTCAAACCATAGTCCTACTTTGACAGTAGAAGATATACGGTTGGCAATTGCTGCAAGAACTCAATACCAATTCAAACCAACTGCTCCAAaggaattattattgcaaTTAGCTGCtgatagaaataaaaaggcTTTACCACAAGTCATGGGTACATGGGGTGTTAGGTTACCACCTGAAAAGTACTGTTTAACTGCCAAAGAATGGGAACTTGACAGCGACAAGACTAAATCTACGACGTGA